A window of candidate division WOR-3 bacterium contains these coding sequences:
- a CDS encoding branched-chain amino acid ABC transporter permease: MTYFLQQLINGLQLGFVYALIALGYTMVYGIVRLINFAHGDVFMVGAYLGFFALTSWHLSFPIAILLAMVGCALLGMFIERVAYKPLRNAARISALITAIGVSLFLEYFTSLKFVFGPYFRAYPRPFAIKTYELGGVTISNIQIIVFGVAILLMLALTLFVNYTKTGLAMRAVSFDHSTARLMGINVDNIISLTFGIGAALAGAGGVLYGIAYPQIHPFMGIMPGLKAFVAAVLGGIGIIPGAMLGAVIMGVVEKLTEVYISSTLRDAAAFGILIIVLLVRPAGLLGKKEGEKV, encoded by the coding sequence TTGACCTATTTTCTCCAGCAGTTGATAAATGGACTGCAGTTAGGGTTTGTCTATGCCCTGATTGCATTGGGATATACGATGGTTTATGGAATTGTCCGTTTGATTAACTTTGCCCATGGGGATGTTTTTATGGTCGGTGCCTATCTGGGCTTTTTTGCCCTGACCAGCTGGCATCTGTCTTTTCCGATAGCGATACTCTTGGCGATGGTTGGTTGTGCGCTTTTGGGTATGTTCATTGAGCGGGTTGCGTATAAGCCTTTGCGCAATGCCGCAAGGATTTCTGCGCTTATTACCGCAATCGGTGTCTCCCTTTTTCTTGAATACTTCACCAGTCTGAAGTTTGTGTTCGGTCCGTATTTCCGGGCATATCCGCGTCCATTTGCGATTAAGACCTATGAACTTGGGGGTGTGACCATCTCCAATATTCAGATTATTGTGTTTGGCGTGGCAATCTTGCTGATGCTGGCACTGACACTTTTTGTCAATTACACCAAGACCGGTCTGGCGATGCGGGCAGTTTCCTTTGATCACAGTACCGCGCGGTTGATGGGTATCAATGTTGACAATATTATTTCTCTGACATTTGGTATCGGGGCCGCGCTTGCCGGTGCTGGTGGGGTGCTTTACGGTATTGCCTATCCCCAGATTCACCCTTTTATGGGGATAATGCCTGGACTGAAGGCGTTTGTTGCTGCGGTTTTAGGTGGAATTGGAATAATTCCGGGCGCGATGTTAGGCGCGGTTATTATGGGTGTGGTGGAGAAACTTACTGAGGTTTATATCTCATCAACACTGCGCGATGCCGCCGCATTCGGAATCCTGATTATTGTGCTCTTAGTGCGACCTGCCGGTTTGTTGGGCAAAAAGGAAGGGGAAAAGGTGTGA
- a CDS encoding FlgD immunoglobulin-like domain containing protein, with product MPIGITEEKAAVIKHWSLSVYPGFGLVRIHYDVPAPFFIRLSVYDANDRFVKTLMNGEQKPGIYTVVWDGKDGHNRQVPNGVYFYRLDAPGITDTKKTVLMR from the coding sequence GTGCCTATTGGTATAACAGAAGAAAAAGCTGCGGTTATCAAACACTGGTCACTCAGTGTTTATCCTGGTTTCGGCTTGGTCAGAATTCATTATGATGTGCCTGCGCCTTTCTTTATCCGTCTCAGTGTTTATGATGCCAATGACAGATTTGTAAAGACTTTGATGAACGGCGAGCAGAAGCCAGGGATTTACACAGTTGTCTGGGATGGTAAGGACGGGCATAATCGGCAGGTGCCAAACGGGGTCTACTTCTACCGGCTGGATGCGCCGGGGATAACAGACACAAAGAAGACGGTCTTGATGAGATAA